In Sardina pilchardus chromosome 8, fSarPil1.1, whole genome shotgun sequence, a genomic segment contains:
- the LOC134089553 gene encoding radiation-inducible immediate-early gene IEX-1-like: MCATESHPSRCQTLQAEPRDANPAAAGRLERPWATPLRPRTRRRVLYPPLVRRTLPTERPDPARRWLLLLSALLFLQIYTEEVPCCTWDPLQGGDVAAAADPQQRPLHHHLQECEALAQRGDLLQRGPAVGELDSDPCCELSGSLPTQAERAGA; the protein is encoded by the coding sequence ATGTGTGCCACAGAGTCCCATCCTTCCCGCTGCCAGACCCTCCAAGCGGAGCCCCGAGATGCCAACCCGGCGGCGGCGGGGCGCTTGGAGAGGCCCTGGGCCACCCCTCTGCGCCCGCGCACGCGCCGCCGCGTCCTCTACCCGCCGCTGGTGCGCCGGACCCTGCCCACGGAGCGGCCGGACCCGGCGCGgcgctggctgctgctgctgtccgcCCTGCTCTTCCTGCAGATCTACACGGAGGAGGTGCCCTGCTGCACCTGGGACCCCCTGCAGGGGGGGGAcgtcgccgccgccgcggaCCCCCAGCAGcgtcccctccaccaccacctgcaggaGTGCGAGGCCCTGGCCCAGAGAGGGGACCTCCTGCAGCGGGGGCCCGCCGTGGGGGAGCTGGACTCGGATCCGTGCTGTGAGCTCAGCGGAAGTCTGCCCACCCAGGCGGAGCGCGCCGGAGCCTGA
- the tor4ab gene encoding torsin family 4, member Ab, with the protein MPKMRDNELSNGGLESPADEEEEGEEEEKEITVPNPSSPTLFSPQLKAMMRIRNKYQALKKRRISANSAAPASPRANAPEVFTFEQLAAQKKKRRRKSRVLFPSDSRKFLPKEKERSRAKPFLILFSIIVFLQVYNAIENLDDHVVKYDLEGLEKTLGREVFGQKRGVETLMEHLRDYLSTYSHKRPLALSVHGPSGVGKSHLGRLLARHFRSVVGDQLVVQYFALYNCPPSESPGQCAADLTARVAQVVARAEADERVPVVVLDEAQAMRPPVLDALLELLRPDQSNEFLNVVYVLLGSLGHEEIVRHVLQNSSSSSSSSSSSSSFWKGQEDDMEDVIRGSLAEQHPLWAEMDVVALTLLEKSHVVECFLEEMTREGFYPDLGHVDQLAGELSYYSAGGRQYSQNGCKQVVAKVNLL; encoded by the exons ATGCCAAAG ATGAGAGACAATGAGTTGTCCAACGGGGGACTGGAGAGCCCGGccgacgaagaggaggagggggaggaagaggagaaggagatcaCCGTCCCGAACCCCTCCAGCCCCACGCTCTTCTCGCCGCAGCTGAAGGCCATGATGCGGATACGGAACAAGTACCAGGCGCTGAAGAAGCGGCGCATCAGCGCCAACAGCGCGGCGCCGGCGTCCCCCAGGGCCAACGCGCCCGAGGTCTTCACCTTCGAGCAGCTGGCGgcgcagaagaagaagaggaggaggaagtccCGCGTGCTCTTCCCCAGCGACAGCCGCAAGTTCCTGcccaaagagaaggagaggagtcgCGCCAAGCCCTTCCTGATCCTCTTCAGCATCATCGTCTTCCTCCAG GTTTACAATGCCATTGAGAACCTAGATGACCACGTGGTAAAGTATGACCTGGAGGGCTTGGAGAAGACCTTGGGCAGGGAGGTGTTCGGCCAGAAGCGAGGCGTGGAGACCCTGATGGAGCACCTGCGAGACTACCTGTCCACCTACTCCCACAAGCGACCGCTGGCGCTGTCCGTCCACGGGCCCAGCGGCGTGGGCAAGAGCCACCTGGGCCGCCTGCTGGCGCGCCACTTCCGCTCGGTGGTGGGCGACCAGCTGGTGGTGCAGTACTTTGCCCTGTACAACTGCCCGCCGTCGGAGAGCCCCGGGCAGTGCGCGGCGGACCTGACGGCCCGCGTGGCCCAGGTGGTGGCCCGCGCCGAGGCCGACGAGCGCGTCCCGGTGGTGGTGCTGGACGAGGCGCAGGCCATGCGGCCGCCCGTGCTCGACgccctgctggagctgctgcggCCCGACCAGAGCAACGAGTTCCTCAACGTGGTCTACGTGCTCCTCGGCAGCCTGGGCCACGAGGAGATCGTCCGCCACGTCCTCCagaactcttcctcctcctcctcctcctcctcctcctcctccagcttctGGAAGGGCCAGGAGGACGACATGGAGGACGTGATCCGCGGCAGCCTGGCCGAGCAGCACCCGCTCTGGGCCGAGATGGACGTGGTGGCCCTGACGCTGCTGGAGAAGAGCCACGTGGTGGAGTGCTTCCTGGAGGAGATGACGCGCGAGGGCTTCTACCCTGACCTGGGGCACGTGGACCAGCTGGCGGGGGAACTGTCCTACTACTCTGCCGGGGGACGACAGTACTCACAAAATGGCTGCAAGCAGGTGGTTGCCAAGGTGAACCTTCTGTGA
- the LOC134089555 gene encoding RING finger protein 225 codes for MDPEPDLPPPSSVDDEDAPDLECAICFSQFDNVFRTPKMLGCKHTFCLECLARMNVKSAQPSSIQCPLCRGHTPLPNLGLPKLDTDSTVLSYLPAAMQRVYSIRFSRSKGRLQVKRPNEGAPSLAARTVSHTLDVGLPAGSGGGGGGGAGGEVSGQERGRGRGCLAMLRRQAQRPPCRACIMATTVLLMVVLTIVVIFLLSSRP; via the coding sequence ATGGACCCCGAGCCGGATCTCCCGCCCCCCTCCTCCGTGGACGACGAAGACGCCCCCGACCTGGAGTGTGCCATCTGCTTCAGCCAGTTCGACAACGTCTTCCGCACGCCCAAGATGCTCGGCTGCAAGCACACCTTCTGCCTGGAGTGCCTGGCGCGCATGAACGTCAAGTCGGCGCAGCCCAGCTCCATCCAGTGCCCGCTGTGCCGCGGCCACACGCCCCTGCCCAACCTCGGGCTGCCCAAGCTGGACACGGACTCCACCGTGCTCTCCTACCTGCCGGCCGCCATGCAGCGCGTCTACAGCATCCGCTTCAGCCGCAGCAAGGGCCGGCTGCAGGTCAAGCGGCCCAACGAGGGCGCGCCGTCCCTGGCCGCGCGGACGGTCAGCCACACGCTGGACGTGGGGCTGCCGgccggcagcggcggcggaggaggaggaggagccggcGGGGAGGTGTCGGGTCAGGAGCGGGGCCGCGGCAGAGGGTGTTTGGCCATGCTGCGGAGGCAGGCGCAGAGGCCACCCTGCCGGGCCTGCATCATGGCCACCACCGTCCTGCTCATGGTGGTGCTCACCATCGtggtcatcttcctcctctcgtctcgACCGTAA